The sequence TTGATTCTAATTGGAATACATTCTTCTTTAGACGCTCGCGACAAATTTTACTTTATAAACATCTTTTGGACTATTAAACAATCTTCTGATTGTGTACCGCTTATCAATAGTTTTGCTATAGAAATAATTAACCAAAATGTAAATTACAATATTGACGAATTATGGTTCCGGTGTTAATAAGTTTTTTTTGAATTTATATAGTTTCGCATATAATACCCAATCGATATTTAAATAATTTTGTGTTTCAATCAAATAATGAAATAGATATTTAAAATTGATCTATATTTTTCTTCGTTAAAATATTTATGTTTAACTGGCTCAGCACTTTCTGCTGTAGATAGACGGCATGAGATTTTTTTAGCCATCTATATCACAAATTTCCTATAAATTAACAATAATAGATAGCGTACATCTAGTCTGGAAACTATTTAGGAGCAACATAAAGATATAAGGACACTACAACTTTAGCAAATTCTCTACTATATTTATATTTTCTTTAAAATCTTGTTGATGTAGTTGTAGTAAGCTAATTTTGTAGAGATATTTAGCGGAATATATTATTAAGCTAGGTCCTCTTCTTACTGAGCACTATCATAATTTATTTTATAAAATTTAGATAGTTAAACCATCTGAAATTAAGTATTACAAGCTATAAGCGTAAAATAACAGTGAAATTGATTAATGGCTTACACTAACTTTGTATATAAAATATCTATCTTTATAGAAACTTTAAGTAAACATTCCTGTACTGCAAGACAAAACCAGTCAAATCACATAAAATATGGTTACTCGATAGGTTAATCTAATTTATTTTGATTTAAATTTAGTTAAACCGAACAATAAAGCTTTAGGCAATAGTGACACTAATAGCTGTATTCATTGATTTGATGACCTATTTCCTGTTTAAGTTCAAATAAGTTCCTTTATTGTTTAATTTTTAGAAAAGATGGATAGCGAAAAGCACCTACGCTATCAAACTGCTATGGTATCAACTTATTATCCTGACACTTGTTTTCTTGACTATCTTGTGATGCCAGATGGACTTGAGCAATCTCATGGCTCAGATCTACTGACAAAACTGCATAGTGGAAAAGTTTTTATGGTCAATAGTCGTAGACGAAACGGGCTAATACTTTTTAAAGGTTATCATGCAGAGTTTGCTGGTCCTGGAGCCGCTGTAGGTGGCGATTATGACCGGGATTGCCTTCACGTGTTGCCAATCGGAAACATTTCGTCTATGTTGTTAACGACAAGTTCCTCTGATGAACGCCAAAAATCTTATTTAATAAGAAGGCAGTGGATTAGATTAATTAAGCAAATTACTGAAAATCCAGTTCCGCAACAGCGAGTTCAAAGAATTCTTGACCAGTTTGAACAATATTTTCCACCAGAAGTAGTAACTCAGCTACCAGATGAAGCATTTGCGATGTTAGTAGGAGTTTTGCCACAAACTGTAGCAATAGTGCGGCGTTTGGGAAATGAAATAGAGCTTTAATTGAAGAAATAAATTAACAAAACGCTATTGATTAATAGCTATAATTCTAGATTGTTATAAGCTTTTTGGAATCTCTCTAAAGTACGGACGTTTTCCGATGGAGAGCCTACAGTAATTCTTAATCCGCCACCGGTTAACCGTATTAAAGTGCCCGAGCTTTTGAGTTCTTTATGAAGATTTGTTAAGGCAGTATTTTTTTCTTCACCCAACTGCGTTTTTAAGCGTAGAAAAACAAAATTAGCGGCACTTTCAAATATTTCAAATTCTGAATATTGAGATAAATTTTTAATTAATTTTAAACGCTCGTTGTTTGTTTGAGAAACACACTCAAGCAAAAGCGAGCGGTTTTGAATAGCTATTAATGCAGCTGCTATTGAAAAACTAGGAAGATTGTATGGTAAGCGAACCTTTTCCAGGATAGCAGTGACTTCTGGATGAGAAATAGAGTAGCCTACACGCATTGCAGCCAAGCGAAAGCCTTTAGAGAATGTGCGTAATATAATCCAATTAGGATGTTGAGAGAGTTCACTTGCTAAGGTATTTTGGCTGAATTCAAAATACGCTTCATCAATTACAACTAAAATATCTTGTGGTAAACTTCTTAACCATTCTAGCTCTGCCGTTGTTAAGCAATTAGCCGTAGGAGAATTTGGGTGAACAACAAAAACTGTTCTGATAGGCGGTTTTTGAGTTTTTGCTATAGCTTCCGAAGCTGCTTGTAAATCAATTTCAAAATTTTCTGAATTTCTAGGTACTGAGACTACAGGTATTCCTAAAGCCTGAGCCAAAATTCCATACATTGAAAAGGTTGGTTGAGCCACTAACACCGAACCATTACCTCCCAAACAGGTGGAGATTAGGATTGAACGGATTAGTTCATCGGAACCATTTCCCAGGGAGATATTATTACTTACAAAAACATTGGAAGAAAGGTTAGCCGATTCATTAATATATTCACTAATAGCTTGCTTAAGTAAAGAATGTCCTCCATCTGGGTAACGATTAGTTTTGATTAATTCTTTATAAGTCCAGGCTAACTTTTCCTTCAAAGCAATAGGTAAATCATAAGGACTTTCATTCGTATCAAGTTTGTCTGACTGTGTTGGGGCTGGTGATATTTGAGAAGCTACACCAATTCCGAGTTGGGGTTTATAAGCTGCTAATTCGACTAGATCGTTGCGTAGGAAAGGAAGCATATAAGTTTTGGATTTTGGATTTTGCTTGATTGTGGGGATATTTATTTTTCTTCCCTACAACATTTTCATGACGGATTTGATGTTTATTTAATAGATTTATTTATCTTGTCCTAAATTAAAGCTAATTTAATTTAGATAAGCTATAGTCACTCAACTTTTAATATTTGATTATTTGTACACTTTAAGTAAATATACATAAGAGTATAATTTAAATTAGGTAAATATTCTCATTAAGTATTCTACATACTGCATTTTTTTGGTTAACTGCCTTTAGATTACAGGTTTATAGCTAAACTTTGGATAACTGACAAAAATCTTCAACCGCCTGCCAGATATCTGAGATTGCATTCCCTAGGATGTGATCGCTATTAAGTTCTATTAAATCTGCCCAGTAACGTTGTTGAGCATAATCTCGACTAGCTTGGATGGGAATGACTTCATCATATTTTCCATGCAAGATAAGCGTAGGTATAGGACGTTTCAAAAATATTTGATGATATTGGTTGGCATCGAGCACAAAATCATAACTTAAAGGAAGTTCCTGTTTTTGCCCGTAATGATAAACCATAAGGTATTTTTCTTGTTGCCAACGCTGTATAACTTCTGGAGCAAAAGTAAGTAGCCAGTGAGACAAAAATTCAAAAGCAGGGGCTAGTAAAACCAAACGTTTAACCTGTGGAAACTTTTCTCCTATATAGGCTGCTGTTAAACCTCCTAGGCTTGAACCAATAATAGTTACTTCCACCTGTTTTTCCAAACTCGCAGCAACTTGTTT comes from Rivularia sp. PCC 7116 and encodes:
- a CDS encoding histidinol-phosphate transaminase; protein product: MLPFLRNDLVELAAYKPQLGIGVASQISPAPTQSDKLDTNESPYDLPIALKEKLAWTYKELIKTNRYPDGGHSLLKQAISEYINESANLSSNVFVSNNISLGNGSDELIRSILISTCLGGNGSVLVAQPTFSMYGILAQALGIPVVSVPRNSENFEIDLQAASEAIAKTQKPPIRTVFVVHPNSPTANCLTTAELEWLRSLPQDILVVIDEAYFEFSQNTLASELSQHPNWIILRTFSKGFRLAAMRVGYSISHPEVTAILEKVRLPYNLPSFSIAAALIAIQNRSLLLECVSQTNNERLKLIKNLSQYSEFEIFESAANFVFLRLKTQLGEEKNTALTNLHKELKSSGTLIRLTGGGLRITVGSPSENVRTLERFQKAYNNLEL
- a CDS encoding YqiA/YcfP family alpha/beta fold hydrolase, producing MHYIYLHGFASSPNSNKARYIAERFAKNQIKLEIPDLNCKDFYHLTITRQLKQVAASLEKQVEVTIIGSSLGGLTAAYIGEKFPQVKRLVLLAPAFEFLSHWLLTFAPEVIQRWQQEKYLMVYHYGQKQELPLSYDFVLDANQYHQIFLKRPIPTLILHGKYDEVIPIQASRDYAQQRYWADLIELNSDHILGNAISDIWQAVEDFCQLSKV